The following proteins are encoded in a genomic region of Glycine soja cultivar W05 chromosome 17, ASM419377v2, whole genome shotgun sequence:
- the LOC114391552 gene encoding uncharacterized protein LOC114391552: MPFGEALQQMPLYSKFMKDILTKKVKYIDNENIVVGGNCSAIIQRKLPKKFKDPGSVTIPCTIGKETVNKALIDLGASINLMPLSMCKRIGNLKIDPTKMTLQLADRSITRPYGVVEDVLVKERHFTFPVDFVIMDIEEDTDIPLILGRPFMLAANYVVDMGNGNLELSIDN; this comes from the coding sequence ATGCCATTCGGGGAAGCCTTACAGCAGATGCCCCTATACTCCAAATTTATGAAGGACATCCTCACCAAGAAGGTGAAATACATTGACAATGAGAACATTGTTGTAGGGGGTAACTGCAGCGCTATAATACAGAGGAAGCTACCCAAGAAGTTTAAGGACCCTGGAAGTGTTACCATCCCGTGCACCATAGGAAAAGAGACGGTGAACAAGGCCCTCATTGACTTAGGAGCAAGTATCAATCTGATGCCCTTGTCAATGTGTAAAAGAATTGGGAATCTGAAGATAGATCCTACCAAGATGACGCTTCAGCTAGCAGACCGCTCGATTACAAGGCCGTACGGGGTGGTAGAAGATGTCCTAGTCAAGGAACGCCACTTTACTTTTCCGGTGGACTTTGTCATAATGGATATCGAAGAAGACACAGACATTCCCCTCATCTTAGGCAGACCATTCATGCTGGCTGCCAACTATGTGGTGGATATGGGGAATGGGAACTTGGAGTTGAGTATTGACAATTAG
- the LOC114391553 gene encoding uncharacterized protein LOC114391553 — MGIPNREFQGYNQGNSSGFHQGGAGFNHGPPGFNQGRNFTQGSGWRNQGNQYKEQRNQQPDQPPYQHPSQGPNQQEKPTNIEELWLQFIQKTRSHQKSTDAAIQNLEVQMGQLAQDKAERPTRTFGANTEKNPKEECKAVLTRGQKKAQEEGKVEQEDRSEEDRTETPEERIEEEEKVASPPTTKSQKAREARKEEPPALPQDLPYPVVPTKKNKELYFKRFLEIFKGLEITMPFGEALQQMPLYSIFMKDILTKKVKYIDNENIVVGGNCSAIIQRKLPKKFKDPGSVTIPCTIGKETVNKVFIDLGASINLMPLSMCKRIGNLKIDPTKMTLQLADRSIKGRTGW; from the coding sequence ATGGGCATACCAAATCGCGAATTCCAGGGTTACAACCAGGGGAACTCATCCGGATTCCACCAAGGGGGAGCAGGATTCAATCACGGACCACCGGGATTCAATCAAGGAAGAAACTTCACGCAAGGTTCAGGGTGGAGGAATCAGGGAAACCAGTACAAGGAGCAAAGGAATCAACAACCAGACCAACCGCCATACCAGCATCCCAGCCAGGGCCCCAATCAGCAAGAAAAGCCCACCAATATAGAAGAACTGTGGTTGCAATTCATCCAGAAAACACGATCCCATCAAAAGAGCACGGATGCAGCCATTCAAAATCTGGAAGTTCAAATGGGCCAATTGGCACAAGACAAAGCCGAACGACCCACTAGAACTTTCGGGGCTAACACGGAGAAGAACCCAAAGGAAGAATGCAAGGCCGTGTTGACTCGAGGGCAAAAGAAAGCACAGGAGGAAGGTAAGGTTGAACAAGAAGACCGGTCAGAGGAAGACAGGACAGAGACACCAGAAGAAaggatagaagaagaagagaaggtggCATCACCACCTACAACTAAAAGCCAGAAAGCGCGGGAAGCCAGGAAAGAAGAACCACCAGCCCTACCACAAGATCTcccatatcctgtggtacccACCAAGAAGAACAAGGAACTCTATTTCAAGCGTTTCTTGGAAATATTCAAAGGGCTGGAGATCACTATGCCATTCGGGGAAGCCTTACAGCAGATGCCCCTATACTCTATATTTATGAAGGACATCCTCACCAAGAAGGTGAAATACATTGACAATGAGAACATTGTGGTAGGGGGTAACTGCAGCGCTATAATACAGAGGAAGCTACCCAAGAAATTTAAGGACCCCGGAAGTGTTACCATCCCGTGCACCATAGGAAAAGAGACAGTGAACAAGGTCTTCATTGACTTAGGAGCAAGTATCAATCTGATGCCCTTGTCAATGTGTAAAAGAATTGGGAATCTGAAGATAGATCCTACCAAGATGACGCTTCAGCTAGCAGACCGCTCGATTAAAGGCCGTACAGGGTGGTAG